The Streptomyces nigra genome includes the window GGGGTCGGGCCGCACCTTCGACATCGACGCGGCGCGCTACGGCAAGATCATCATGATGACCGACGCCGATGTCGACGGCTCCCACATCCGCACCCTGCTGCTGACGCTGTTCCAGCGGTACATGCGCCCGATGATCGAGGCGGGCCGGGTGTTCGCCGCGGTGCCCCCGCTGCACCGGATCGAGCTCGTCCAGCCCAAGAAGGGCCAGGACAAGTACGTGTACACGTACTCGGACCGCGAGCTGCGCGACAAGCTCATGGAGTTCGAGAGCAAGGGCGTGCGGTACAAGGACTCCATCCAGCGCTACAAGGGTCTCGGTGAGATGGACGCCGACCAGCTGGCGGAGACGACCATGGACCCGCGCCACCGCACCCTGCGGCGGATCAGCCTCACCGACCTCGAGGCCGCGGAGCGGGTCTTCGACCTGCTCATGGGCAACGACGTGGCGCCGCGCAAGGAGTTCATCTCCAGCTCGGCCGCGACGCTGGACCGCTCGCGCATCGACACCTAGGACGAGACCGAACGTACGGAGGACCGGTCGGGGCGTGGGCCCCGGCCGGTTCTGCCGTTCCGGGGCCCTTCCTGCATCGAACGCGCTGGACGCGTCTCTTGTCGCGCCTGACCGGTATGCCGCTTTGCCTGCTGAATCACCTGATGGGGTGAAACGGCCTGAGAAGCCCGGTCGACGGTCTTTCCGTTCTGTCCATGCTTGGGCATGTGCTCAAGCGACGGTCGTCCCCGCGACGCCAGGCCCCCGCGGTACGACGATCCCTGGTACGACGCCCTCGCCTCCGGATGGGGCGAGTCGGACGTCACGGTGGCCCCTGACACCGCCCCGCCGGCCGCCGCCGACGTGTACCTCGAGGTGCAGCGGAGCGCCGCCTTCCAGGAAGTGCGCAGCCGCTACCGGAGGTTCGCGCTGCCGACCGCCGCCGCGTTCCTGACCTGGTACGTCGCCTATGTCGTCACCGCCGTCACCGCGCCCGGGCTGATGGCCCGGACGGTGGCGGGCGCCGTGAACGTCGCGATGCTCGCGGGACTCGGGCAGTTCCTCACCACCTTCATGCTCACCTGGGCCTACACCCGTCACGCGCGCCTGCGCAGGGACCGGGCCGCGCTCGAACTGCGCTGGGACACCCAGGAGCTGACGCGGGGCACCAAGGGGGGCGTGGCATGACGGAGGATCAACGCAGCCTGGCTCTGGTGCTGTTCAGCGTGTTCGTCGCGGTCACGCTGGCGATCACGACCTGGGCGGGCCGCAATCGCCATGGTTCCGCGGAGGAGTTCTATGCCGGGGGCCGTCTCTTCTCGCCCATGGAGAATGGTTTTGCCATCGCGGGCGACTACATGTCGGCCGCGTCCTTCCTCGGCATCTCCGGGCTGATCGCCCTGTTCGGCTACGA containing:
- a CDS encoding DUF485 domain-containing protein; translation: MCSSDGRPRDARPPRYDDPWYDALASGWGESDVTVAPDTAPPAAADVYLEVQRSAAFQEVRSRYRRFALPTAAAFLTWYVAYVVTAVTAPGLMARTVAGAVNVAMLAGLGQFLTTFMLTWAYTRHARLRRDRAALELRWDTQELTRGTKGGVA